A part of Caldicellulosiruptor owensensis OL genomic DNA contains:
- a CDS encoding DUF2092 domain-containing protein, protein MKSLVRVISAIVTICFITFLLSSSIFALSSQQTQLSMLEKNFKAELAKILNPDSPISCDIIATSTGQKSIGYGLSLMVNQTKTCKVIFDRKNKKFFVQTKKDNTNQIVFFNGQNIYTLDPKDNKYVLSTIPASLWMSINMLDSTISQPMSKFYQTILNYLSSQASSIVKSAYKTTTSVGSKKISCWALNSVLPSKVLEPAFKELLAATSKSVLSQLSIILDVYLKSLTDDEKKALSSLNIDVSKLSPGEISKQLESNLSKFISSIKLDDYKISFYVDEKTGKVVKIIIKNSSATGGGVSSRVEITNILAGAEVKFPQISPNMTKQSTNQIDIVGILKLIENFLTKMQQIK, encoded by the coding sequence TTGAAAAGTTTGGTAAGGGTGATTTCGGCTATTGTTACAATTTGTTTTATAACCTTTTTACTATCATCTTCAATTTTTGCTTTATCAAGTCAGCAAACTCAGCTATCCATGTTAGAAAAAAACTTTAAAGCAGAACTTGCAAAAATTCTAAACCCTGATTCTCCTATTTCGTGTGACATAATCGCCACTTCAACCGGGCAAAAGTCAATAGGCTATGGTCTAAGTCTTATGGTCAATCAGACAAAAACCTGCAAAGTTATTTTTGATAGAAAAAACAAAAAGTTTTTTGTTCAGACTAAAAAAGACAATACAAATCAAATAGTCTTCTTTAATGGGCAAAATATTTATACTTTAGATCCAAAGGATAACAAGTATGTGCTTAGCACTATACCAGCTTCTCTCTGGATGAGCATCAATATGCTTGATAGCACCATTTCTCAGCCTATGAGCAAGTTTTACCAGACCATATTGAACTACCTGAGTTCTCAGGCATCTTCAATCGTAAAAAGTGCGTACAAGACAACAACATCTGTTGGTTCAAAAAAGATAAGCTGCTGGGCATTAAATAGCGTTCTGCCAAGCAAGGTTTTAGAACCTGCATTTAAAGAACTTTTGGCTGCAACTTCAAAATCTGTACTTTCTCAGCTAAGCATTATACTTGATGTTTATTTAAAATCTTTGACAGACGATGAAAAGAAGGCTTTGAGCTCTTTAAATATCGATGTAAGTAAACTCTCACCAGGCGAGATTTCAAAACAGCTTGAAAGCAATCTTTCCAAGTTTATTAGCTCAATAAAACTGGATGATTATAAGATAAGCTTTTATGTTGATGAAAAGACAGGAAAAGTTGTAAAGATAATAATTAAAAATTCATCTGCAACCGGTGGTGGAGTTTCATCAAGAGTTGAAATAACAAATATCTTGGCAGGTGCGGAGGTTAAGTTCCCGCAAATTTCTCCAAACATGACAAAACAGTCAACCAATCAGATAGACATAGTTGGTATTTTGAAATTGATTGAGAATTTTTTAACTAAAATGCAGCAAATTAAGTAG
- a CDS encoding glycoside hydrolase family 127 protein, which translates to MNDKNFLSYLNSPRIKDVSITDPFWGKYIDLVKDVVVPYQWEILNDLVDIPIKSHAIKNFRIAAGLEEGEFEGFVFQDSDVAKWLEAASYVLEKYPNPDLEKKVDEVIQLIGKAQWEDGYLNTYFTIKEKGKRWTNLEECHELYTAGHMIEAGCAHFLATGKTNLLEIVKKLADHIYSIFGKEEGKIPGYDGHPEIELALVKLYEVTGDRKYLELSKFFVDERGQEPYYFDIEYEERGKKSHWNGFKGLGREYLQAHKPLRQQREAVGHAVRAVYLYSGAADVAAYTHDKELFDVCKTLFNDIVNRKMYITGAIGSSAHGEAFTFEYDLPNDAAYAETCASVGLIFFAHRLNRIEPHAKYYDAVERALYNTVIGSMSQDGKKYFYVNPLEVYPKEVEKRFDRRHVKPERQPWFGCACCPPNVARLLASLGRYIYSYNQEEIYVNLYIGSSVQVEVGSAKVLLQQESGYPFEDMVKIDLKTSKEARFKLYLRIPSWCEKYEVYVNEKKEEMQKLPSGYVCIERLWTENNQVVLKIPTEVKMVSSHPQVRSNVSKVAVVKGPVVFCAEEADNGKDLHMLFVDVNGKCKLELDSNVLGGLYTVEVDGFKMAENDFGEELYKSYKPKFVPAKIKLIPYYAWANRGVGEMRVWFYVK; encoded by the coding sequence ATGAATGATAAAAATTTTTTAAGCTACTTGAATTCTCCCAGAATAAAAGATGTTTCAATCACAGATCCTTTTTGGGGAAAATACATAGACCTTGTGAAAGATGTGGTAGTTCCATATCAATGGGAGATACTCAATGATCTTGTGGATATTCCTATCAAAAGCCATGCAATAAAGAATTTCAGGATAGCAGCAGGACTTGAAGAAGGAGAGTTTGAAGGATTTGTTTTTCAAGATAGCGATGTTGCAAAATGGCTTGAAGCAGCATCATATGTTCTTGAAAAGTATCCAAACCCTGATTTGGAAAAAAAAGTTGACGAGGTTATACAGCTGATTGGCAAGGCTCAGTGGGAAGATGGATACCTCAATACATATTTTACCATCAAAGAAAAGGGTAAAAGGTGGACCAATTTGGAGGAGTGTCATGAGCTTTACACTGCGGGGCACATGATAGAGGCAGGTTGTGCACATTTTCTGGCAACTGGCAAAACAAACCTTTTGGAGATTGTAAAAAAGCTTGCTGACCACATATACAGCATTTTTGGCAAAGAAGAAGGTAAAATCCCTGGGTATGATGGTCATCCAGAGATTGAACTAGCGCTTGTAAAACTCTATGAGGTGACAGGAGATAGAAAATATTTAGAGCTTTCAAAGTTTTTTGTTGATGAAAGAGGTCAAGAGCCGTATTACTTTGATATAGAATACGAAGAAAGAGGCAAAAAAAGTCATTGGAATGGATTTAAAGGTCTTGGTAGAGAATATTTACAGGCTCACAAACCTTTACGGCAACAGAGAGAGGCTGTTGGGCATGCAGTCAGAGCAGTATATCTTTATTCTGGGGCAGCAGATGTTGCAGCATATACACATGATAAAGAACTTTTTGATGTATGCAAGACTCTCTTTAATGACATAGTTAATCGAAAGATGTATATCACAGGTGCAATTGGTTCATCAGCGCATGGTGAGGCATTTACATTTGAGTATGATTTGCCAAATGATGCAGCGTATGCTGAGACCTGTGCATCTGTAGGCCTTATCTTTTTTGCACATCGGTTAAACAGAATAGAGCCACATGCCAAGTACTACGATGCTGTAGAAAGAGCTCTTTATAACACCGTTATTGGTTCTATGTCGCAGGATGGTAAAAAGTATTTTTATGTGAACCCTCTTGAGGTGTATCCGAAAGAAGTGGAAAAAAGGTTTGATAGACGCCATGTAAAGCCTGAGCGCCAGCCGTGGTTTGGGTGTGCGTGCTGTCCACCAAATGTTGCAAGGCTTTTGGCGTCTTTGGGAAGATATATTTATAGCTATAACCAGGAAGAGATTTACGTAAATTTATACATTGGCAGCAGTGTCCAGGTTGAAGTAGGTAGTGCTAAAGTTTTGCTCCAGCAAGAATCAGGTTATCCTTTTGAAGACATGGTCAAGATAGATTTAAAAACTTCAAAAGAAGCAAGATTTAAGCTTTATCTTAGGATTCCAAGCTGGTGTGAAAAATATGAGGTTTATGTAAATGAGAAGAAAGAAGAAATGCAGAAACTGCCCAGCGGCTATGTTTGCATTGAGAGGTTGTGGACAGAAAATAACCAGGTTGTATTAAAGATTCCAACAGAGGTTAAGATGGTAAGTTCACACCCGCAGGTGAGGAGTAATGTAAGCAAAGTGGCAGTTGTGAAAGGCCCCGTTGTATTTTGTGCAGAAGAAGCAGACAATGGCAAGGATTTGCATATGCTTTTTGTTGATGTAAATGGCAAATGCAAGTTAGAATTGGATAGCAATGTTTTAGGAGGTTTGTACACGGTTGAAGTTGATGGTTTTAAGATGGCAGAAAATGATTTTGGAGAAGAGCTTTACAAGAGCTACAAGCCAAAGTTTGTGCCAGCAAAAATAAAGCTTATTCCTTATTATGCCTGGGCAAACAGAGGAGTTGGTGAGATGAGGGTGTGGTTTTATGTCAAATAA
- a CDS encoding methyl-accepting chemotaxis protein — protein MEKKLLKNDFTATKKVESKKQAEEKAKTKVLLRQQQLSERLAAAAAQLMAGIEESTAAVEELNKNVEQLAAAAEETAASVEESKTATDEIKKSANTAFQNAIDLVDKAKTLNISVMDTARKIQEIIEEVKLSAYKKLQASEFMKQLNESARDINDIVISVGKIADQINLLALNAAIEAARAGEYGRGFAVVADEIRNLAEVVEKLTDGVRKNVAKINEEIKNIDKEIKESVEYENAKAAVGEEVLSKLSQTTKIFEKVLASANEIQKSSQRTSNSMDEFLKLMTSIASASEQIGAAIEEISQTVNEQVKAYKIASEKTENLNQLAEEMRVSTAVEKDATKISASSDELSSAVEEISQSLTQIAEAFSQVETGSKIQVENANLAKNNISEIVAESRKNRDLSNELNDIINTFNDQMNDVIEKTVSLISDLSKVLESNSKVLQFVESLDSYIADLEKLIEQISLVTVQTNMLSVNGSIEAARAGEYGRGFSVVANDVRNLAYESSENAQKMKDIVKNTQRKVLRFTGDIENLTLSTSNMVDRSKRDIEVLNQTKDMIRDMKQATNAINMEILQIQSALEQLTKGIENISAAAQENLASLEEATRAVNEQRLGADELLSAIQDVASLAEEILAM, from the coding sequence ATGGAAAAGAAACTTTTAAAGAATGACTTTACTGCAACAAAAAAAGTTGAAAGCAAAAAGCAAGCTGAGGAAAAGGCAAAGACAAAGGTACTTCTTCGTCAGCAACAGCTTTCAGAAAGGCTTGCAGCGGCAGCAGCTCAGCTTATGGCGGGGATTGAAGAGTCAACTGCAGCGGTTGAAGAACTCAATAAAAATGTTGAACAACTTGCTGCTGCTGCAGAGGAGACAGCAGCTTCTGTTGAAGAGTCAAAAACTGCAACAGATGAGATTAAAAAATCAGCAAATACTGCATTTCAAAACGCAATTGACCTTGTTGACAAAGCAAAGACGTTGAACATTTCTGTTATGGATACAGCAAGAAAAATTCAGGAGATAATTGAAGAAGTAAAACTTTCTGCCTACAAAAAACTTCAGGCAAGTGAGTTTATGAAACAGCTAAATGAATCTGCAAGGGATATAAATGATATTGTAATTTCAGTTGGCAAGATTGCTGACCAGATAAATCTTTTAGCTTTAAATGCTGCAATTGAAGCTGCAAGGGCTGGCGAGTATGGACGTGGTTTTGCAGTTGTTGCAGATGAGATAAGGAACTTGGCAGAAGTAGTCGAGAAACTCACAGACGGTGTTAGAAAAAATGTTGCCAAGATAAATGAGGAGATTAAGAATATTGATAAAGAGATAAAAGAGTCTGTCGAGTATGAAAATGCAAAAGCGGCAGTTGGTGAAGAAGTTCTTTCAAAGCTTTCGCAAACAACAAAGATTTTTGAAAAGGTTTTAGCAAGTGCAAATGAAATACAAAAATCTTCCCAGAGGACTTCAAATTCTATGGACGAGTTTTTAAAACTTATGACAAGCATTGCGTCTGCGTCAGAACAGATAGGAGCGGCAATTGAAGAAATTAGCCAGACAGTAAACGAACAGGTTAAAGCCTATAAGATTGCAAGTGAGAAGACAGAAAATTTGAACCAGTTGGCAGAAGAGATGAGAGTTTCAACTGCTGTAGAAAAAGATGCAACAAAAATTTCAGCATCTTCTGATGAACTTTCATCTGCAGTTGAGGAGATTTCTCAGTCTTTAACTCAGATAGCAGAGGCATTTTCTCAGGTTGAGACAGGTTCAAAAATCCAGGTTGAAAATGCTAACCTTGCCAAAAACAACATAAGCGAGATAGTTGCTGAATCAAGGAAAAATAGAGATCTTTCAAATGAGTTAAATGACATTATCAATACATTCAATGACCAGATGAATGATGTGATTGAGAAAACTGTTAGTCTCATATCTGACTTATCTAAAGTCCTGGAGTCAAATAGTAAAGTATTACAGTTTGTTGAGAGTTTGGATAGTTATATTGCTGATTTAGAAAAACTCATAGAACAGATATCTCTTGTGACTGTTCAGACCAATATGCTTTCAGTAAACGGTTCAATTGAAGCGGCAAGAGCAGGTGAGTATGGAAGAGGATTTTCTGTTGTTGCTAACGATGTAAGAAACCTGGCATATGAATCTTCTGAAAATGCTCAGAAGATGAAAGATATTGTAAAGAATACTCAGAGAAAGGTTTTAAGATTTACAGGAGATATAGAGAATTTAACCCTTTCGACCTCAAACATGGTAGACAGGTCAAAGCGAGACATAGAAGTTTTAAACCAAACAAAGGATATGATAAGAGACATGAAACAGGCAACAAACGCTATAAACATGGAGATATTACAGATTCAATCTGCTTTAGAGCAGCTTACAAAGGGAATAGAAAATATATCGGCTGCAGCTCAAGAAAACCTTGCATCACTTGAAGAGGCAACAAGAGCTGTGAATGAACAAAGACTTGGAGCAGATGAGCTACTTTCGGCTATACAAGATGTTGCAAGCTTGGCCGAAGAAATATTAGCCATGTAG
- a CDS encoding putative bifunctional diguanylate cyclase/phosphodiesterase, whose product MSESSIDLWINKFKAFSQIPPEQLEKIAKSERGFWLYDIKEKMLYLSDGSEYLAAANSNLAFLLQKIMAENEFDYLLKVAGESIQSRQNGFSLRVKLKDNRWIFICATILCEKEKPLKIAGTFEDVTPHVACDLRLSRYVELIAYYDDVTGLPNRNYLREILNERLKGSKNSGGIFWLMFIEVSNFSYINELFGHTVGDEFLKSIALEIKKLLPRDWTFSRFGGDEFVILTTSVHKGSVARIAENLIERFSRPWNVMGKRLYANINIGISGYPQDGELEDVLLKNAEIALTTAKKRGSDIGKSLYEFYSKSMSEEILKRVEIESEISRGIQKKQFFLVYQPKISSDGSTVVGFEALLRWNSQKGILTPDKFIQIAEESGLVYDLNRLVLDIVCKDIKFIKENAFKNVSVAINLSGKEFAMYNMIGVLNEHLKKHNIAPEDIEIEVTERVILNNLELSRQVFDSLNKKGIKISIDDFGTGYSSLELLLQLPIYALKIDKKFVDKIELFSNEYIIVKSIINMAKEMRLKTIAEGVERKEQYEILKALGCDQFQGYYFSKPMRVEEIKSVKM is encoded by the coding sequence ATGAGTGAATCTTCAATCGATTTGTGGATAAACAAATTTAAAGCTTTTTCCCAAATTCCACCTGAACAATTAGAAAAAATAGCAAAATCAGAAAGAGGATTCTGGTTATATGATATAAAAGAAAAGATGCTCTATCTTTCTGACGGTTCTGAATATCTTGCGGCAGCAAATAGCAACTTAGCTTTCCTTCTTCAAAAAATTATGGCTGAGAATGAGTTTGACTATCTCTTAAAAGTTGCGGGGGAAAGTATACAGAGCAGACAAAATGGTTTTTCATTAAGGGTAAAACTCAAAGATAACAGGTGGATTTTTATTTGTGCTACTATTTTATGTGAAAAAGAAAAGCCTTTGAAAATAGCTGGAACATTTGAAGATGTAACTCCACATGTTGCGTGCGATTTGAGATTGAGTAGGTACGTAGAACTTATTGCATATTATGATGATGTGACAGGACTTCCCAATAGAAACTATTTAAGAGAGATATTAAATGAAAGGTTGAAAGGAAGCAAGAACTCTGGTGGTATATTTTGGTTAATGTTTATTGAAGTTAGTAATTTTAGCTATATCAATGAACTGTTTGGGCACACTGTAGGAGATGAGTTTTTAAAATCAATAGCATTGGAGATAAAAAAGCTTTTGCCAAGAGATTGGACTTTTTCTAGATTTGGTGGAGACGAGTTTGTGATACTGACAACAAGTGTTCATAAAGGTTCTGTGGCGAGGATAGCAGAGAATCTAATAGAAAGGTTTTCAAGACCCTGGAATGTAATGGGAAAACGGTTATATGCAAATATAAATATTGGTATTTCAGGTTATCCACAGGATGGAGAACTTGAAGATGTGCTTTTAAAAAATGCAGAGATTGCCTTGACTACAGCAAAAAAGCGTGGTAGTGATATAGGAAAAAGCCTTTATGAATTTTATTCTAAGTCAATGTCAGAAGAGATTTTAAAGAGAGTTGAGATAGAGTCTGAAATTTCAAGAGGTATTCAGAAAAAACAGTTCTTTTTGGTATATCAACCAAAAATATCTTCTGATGGTAGCACGGTAGTGGGTTTTGAGGCACTTCTGAGATGGAACTCCCAAAAAGGAATTTTGACTCCAGACAAGTTTATTCAAATTGCAGAAGAGAGCGGGCTTGTGTATGACTTAAACAGGCTTGTACTTGACATTGTATGCAAAGATATAAAATTTATAAAAGAAAATGCTTTCAAAAACGTATCGGTTGCTATAAATTTGTCTGGCAAAGAATTTGCTATGTATAATATGATAGGAGTTTTAAATGAACACTTGAAGAAACACAACATTGCACCTGAAGATATAGAGATAGAGGTAACAGAAAGGGTAATTTTAAATAATCTTGAGCTATCAAGACAAGTATTTGATAGTTTGAATAAAAAAGGAATAAAAATTTCTATTGATGATTTTGGTACAGGTTATTCTTCGCTTGAACTTCTTTTGCAACTTCCAATCTATGCACTCAAGATTGACAAGAAATTTGTTGACAAGATAGAGTTGTTTAGCAATGAATATATCATTGTAAAAAGCATCATTAATATGGCAAAAGAGATGAGATTGAAAACAATTGCAGAGGGTGTTGAGAGAAAAGAGCAGTATGAGATTTTAAAGGCACTTGGCTGCGACCAGTTTCAGGGTTACTATTTTTCAAAACCGATGAGAGTTGAAGAAATAAAAAGTGTGAAAATGTAG
- a CDS encoding UPF0236 family transposase-like protein — translation MSEINEKETILVEKFKKLLQEAPEMLEHQKDLDKFAEEVSKTLYNFLIEILVYSIEKLDDKIKESEEVKENWRNIKRDYRTILMPHAVVVYKRRYYQHKQTGEYAYLVDKFLGIDSYQRLSQHYEEKIISLFKVHKSFAGVLKELARASNSTEISAQTVRNKISKKKKDEKKQN, via the coding sequence ATGAGCGAAATTAATGAGAAAGAAACAATCCTTGTGGAAAAGTTCAAAAAACTTTTGCAAGAGGCACCAGAAATGCTTGAGCACCAGAAAGATTTGGATAAGTTTGCTGAAGAGGTGAGCAAAACTCTCTATAACTTTCTTATTGAAATTCTCGTATATTCAATTGAAAAGCTTGACGACAAAATCAAGGAATCTGAAGAAGTAAAAGAAAACTGGAGAAATATCAAAAGAGACTATAGAACAATTCTAATGCCACATGCTGTTGTTGTTTACAAAAGGCGTTATTACCAACACAAACAAACAGGAGAGTATGCATACCTTGTAGATAAATTTTTAGGAATTGATAGTTATCAGCGTCTCAGTCAGCATTACGAAGAAAAGATTATAAGCCTTTTTAAAGTCCATAAATCTTTTGCAGGTGTTTTGAAAGAACTTGCAAGGGCATCAAATTCAACTGAAATAAGTGCCCAGACAGTTAGAAATAAAATTTCAAAGAAAAAAAAAGATGAGAAAAAACAAAACTGA